One Candidatus Zixiibacteriota bacterium genomic window carries:
- a CDS encoding M23 family metallopeptidase, whose translation MAQSRYITVLFVPDGNRPQRGFRVRTWVVQAGGVALTMALLAIIIFFATYSKIMVRATMTDRLKEENEQLLKYQYKVRILEDNIAEMRQVVARLTSLAGIDYQFPEIPSDSELFAAIDEAPAAAINRPATDFTMPAGLPIRGFITQNFEVKNDARYHSGVDIACPVGTPVLATAAGLVIFADVDSTYGNMIVLRHNDTVVSVYGHLDRILARAGEEVPAGSRIGLSGNTGISTAPHLHYEVRINDEPINPLENPYDQEKRQ comes from the coding sequence ATGGCGCAGTCGCGGTATATCACGGTGCTGTTTGTTCCCGACGGAAACCGGCCGCAGCGCGGGTTCCGGGTGCGCACCTGGGTGGTGCAGGCGGGCGGGGTGGCGCTCACGATGGCGCTGCTGGCGATAATAATTTTCTTCGCCACCTATTCGAAGATAATGGTTCGGGCGACCATGACCGATAGACTGAAAGAGGAAAACGAACAACTGCTGAAATACCAGTACAAGGTGCGCATACTCGAGGATAACATCGCGGAGATGCGGCAGGTGGTCGCACGGCTGACCTCGCTGGCCGGGATCGACTACCAGTTCCCGGAGATTCCGAGCGACTCGGAGCTGTTTGCGGCGATCGATGAGGCGCCGGCGGCGGCCATCAACCGTCCCGCCACCGATTTCACGATGCCGGCCGGACTGCCGATCCGCGGATTCATCACGCAGAATTTCGAGGTCAAGAACGATGCCCGCTACCACTCGGGAGTCGACATTGCCTGTCCGGTCGGCACGCCGGTGCTGGCGACGGCGGCCGGGCTGGTGATTTTCGCCGATGTCGATTCCACGTACGGCAACATGATCGTGCTGCGCCACAACGACACGGTGGTGAGCGTGTACGGCCACCTGGACAGGATTCTCGCGCGGGCCGGCGAGGAGGTCCCGGCCGGGAGCCGGATCGGGCTCTCGGGGAACACGGGCATTTCGACCGCCCCGCATTTGCATTATGAAGTCCGTATAAACGATGAACCCATAAATCCTCTGGAAAATCCCTATGATCAAGAGAAACGACAGTGA